aaacgacacGAAAAATACGGATATGGGTTTTAATTTTTGGTACACGAATgtacacgaacacgaaattaCACGATAGATTTAGTGTCTGATATGTGTTTCAATTTAGGTatacgaaagtacacgaaattacacgagataaatatatttataaataaatatatataacacatgcatatatttatgtatataatataattataatataaatatttacaagtttttatagaatactatgtaaaaatatatatttatatatacactGTCCATGTCCATGTTTCATTAAATTATACattaaaatagatttttttatatattttatgtagatatatatattatattaattttttatttaatatacacGGAAAGAACACGgaaagtacacgacacgattCGAATTGGATATGAGTTTCACATATGGGTACACGAAATCATTTCGGGTCGGATATGTGTTTCATGTTTacgtacacgaaacacgaaagtacacgacacgaaagtacacgacacgaccCGATTGCCCGCTCTAATATTATATGATCCATTACAAATAAATATATtttcttaaatataaaattttatctttattacattataaattttgaatttatttatttaaaaatgtttaaaCAAACGGTCAAGCTCTTTCTTGTGGAAATGATTATATGCAAAAATTTGAGCACACAAGCATGCAAGTACTCTACTAATCTCTTAGCCTCCGTAACTAGTAATATTCCAGAGATTCAAAGAAGATTAGATTTATAGAATGTGCATTGCATAATTATCGATATTTACAAGTTTTTTTAGATGTAAGTAATTATGGATAGAAGAATGATCAATGTGAGCTCTGAACTGTGTTTTTGTAGGCTTTAACAGATCAGTTAGGTGCTAATGCGTTCAGAAGCATTATCCCATTTATTGTGTGACCAACGTTATCAAAACTCTACAGAAGTGGATAAGTCTTTCATCAGATTTACTTGGTTTTAGTTTTGTAATTATCTTAAACTTAAGGTTTGTAAACTTGTATAAATACAACAGGAAAACACTGTTGTAAAGGGTAACAAAAGTATCACAGTATCATTAATATTTCAGCTTCTCTTTTTTTAATCTATTAGAGCATCTCGAAGGAAGAGTACCTGTTAGCAATAATATCTACATGACAACcctaattttaaaaatatagataatATGTAAAAAAAACAGTACTCCAAGGGCCTGTTAGGTAAAATTTTGTACACCTTCCCGCTAGAACATCTGGCttcatcaaatatatataattaaggtTTGAGATTTTAGAATTGAGTGGAGttttacaaaaaaattatatttatatatatataataattacatttaatatatataaataattactaatttaattttatattttaactttatgtaatattaattgtaaaaatttaatatcaaaaagtTGTAAAAAAATCATGTTAaccaattttattaattaattatataattttttattgtacatttttatataaaaaaactattaaaaattacttggataaaaaaattagttaaatattttataatatataaaagtaatgtttgttaactaatttttttcatgatttatatattataataacatcagtaaatatttttattttatacatatatatattatttccacttatatttaagttaaaaaaatattttttattaataatttcttACCAACTCTTTTTGATAAAACATAActgttaaaatttgaaaataacaATAAAAACTGTTTTTTGAATATAACTAATCATTATAGCTAATACCACTGAAGCAGAATTccttacaggttcatcaatttttacaTAATATCTATTTTCTACTAATATAGCTAATGAATATAGCTACTCCCGTTGGAGATGCTcttatggtatcagagctataaaGCTTAATTGCAGTTGAtcctctctctctttttttttcttttttttctcttttttttattaCTATCCTTATTTACTGCCTATCTCCTTGTCTCATTCACAATTATGTCTCGTACCGATAAAACTCCAGTGATTGTCACATCCTCTTATGAAATTATTCTGGTGAATGCCCCTACGCATTTTCCGACGACCTTATCACAGAAAAACTTTGCAGTATGGCGCACACAGGTTATTTCGTCTCTCACCGGTCTGGGTCTTCTAGATTATATTGATGGCACCATATCTGCACCTCCACCGTCTCTGCAAGATGACAAACCAAATCCAGCCTTTAAAGCCTGGAATCAACAGGATAAATACATACTTAGTGCTCTACTGGGAAGCTGTCATGAGACTATACAACCCTTGATTTCTACTGCTAACACAGATAAATAAATGTGGGATCAACTGGTCACTCTGTTTGCAAACAAATCTCGTTCCCGCATTATGTCACTCAAAACTCATCTCATGAATAATCCGTGCAACTCTCGAACCATGTCTGATTACCTTCGTGATATACGCATTATAGCGGATGAATTGGCAATAGCTGGACAACCTGTACCTGATGATGACCTTGTTATCCTTACTTTATCTGGTCTGGGAGATGAATTTCGAAATATTAAATATGCTTTATCTGTTCGTGAGACCCCAATAACATTTAATACCTTGCACGAGCAGTTGATAGATTATGAAAGGGGGATCACATTAAAATCTCCAGAACCAGCTGTTGTCACGGCTAATTACACTCAAAAAGCCTCAACCTTTAATCGCAATACAACTTTTGTGTAACGAGGACGAGGCAATTATCATCACAGTTTCTCAAATCGATACCAACAAGCGCCCTCTCATCGACAACATGGGACCTCACAAGGTGTTGCCTCTGGAAATCGATCTTATTGTCGTTTCTGTCAACGCCCAGGACATGATACAAAAGTGTGTCGGCAACTATCTCATTTTCTTCGAGACAATGGCATCCAGACTGCATCACAAGCATCAAATGCCTCGCCAACAGTTAATGCTACGCTGGTTCACACTTCTCATCCTCAGCAATGGTTATTTGACACTGGAGCTTCTCATCACATCACCAGCGATCCATCTAATTTGACTACATACTCAGATTACGCGGGTCCAGAAGAAATTGTTCTTGGAAATGGTTCAGGTTTGCCAATTACACACACAGGCACCTCACATTTAAATGCATCTGGAAAATCACTCGGTCTTTCTAATGTGCTTTGTGTTCCCTCTCTAAATACAAACCTTGTCTCTATAGCAAAATTTTGTCAAACTAATCATGTTTCTGTTGAATTCTTTCCATCTCAGTTCCTCGCTACGGGGGCTACTCTACTTCACGGGGAGAACAAAAATGATGTGTAGTACGTACCACATCAGCCCATTTCCCAAATTCATGCTACCAAATGCTCTAGTCTTATTTCATGGCATCACCGTCTCGGTCATCCTCATACCAAGACTCTTAAGTTCATTTTAGATTCAAATAATCTTGTTGCTAGTGTTCCTTCACAACTTTCCTTTAGTTGTAATTCTTGTCTTTGTAATAAAAGCAAAAAACTCCCTTTTGGAATTTCATCTATGTCAAGTCCAAACCACTTGAGTTAATTATTTCAGATGTTTGGGGACCAACGATTACTTCTTTTGACGGGTATCGCTTTTATGTCATATTTATTGATCACTTTACTCGATATATTTGGCTCTATCCGATTAAACATAAATCTGATGTGAAAAATACATTTATTCCATTCAAGAACGTTGTTGAAAAGTATTCCCAGTTACCAATTATCTCTTTGTATTCAGATAATGGAGGCGAATATATTGCCTTAAAATCGTTCCTAAGAGATAATGGAATTTCTCATTTCACATCTCCCCCACATACTCCGGAACATAATAGTTTTACTGAAAGAAGGCATGGACATATAGTGCAAACTGCTCGTACACTCTTACATCATGCAAATATTGCTTTAAAATATTGGTCATGTGCTTTTGAAACAGCAGTGTACTTAATAAATAGAATGCCCTCAAAATTGGCACCAGTCTCTCCACTTGAACTTTTTTTTCGTAAAAAGCCCAATTATAGTAAACTTAAAATCTTTGGATGTACTTGCTATCCATGGCTAAGACCGTACTAAACCTCCAAATTACATCCTAATTCTACTCCATGTATATTCTTGGGTTATTCTACTTCAAAATCAGCCTATAGATGTCTTGACCTTTCTGCCAATCGATTATATTATTCCCGTCATGTGCGTTTTGTGGAAAATCAATTTCCATTTCAGGTTTCCCCCCTGCAGTACTCCCCGGCTCCTGTAAATGTGGATCCTCCAGGTAATCATGCTCACTCTTTATTGCTTTCTTCACGTTTAAAAATGTCAATTTTGTCTCAGGCACCAGCTTTGACTCCTCCCACTCCCCACAATCATTTGTCTCCAACAAATAATAGTGACTCACTTGTTCAATCTCCGTCTCACTCACCTCTTGCTCCGGATTCGCCCGCTTCAAATTCAACGTCTCAGTTGACCGCATCATCAACCAACACAAGTTCCTCCACCTGAACTAGTCCACCTGTGCCTACATCTTCTGCTGACACAACTTCTTCCACATCACGTGAGTCCCAAATTCCCAAAAATCATCGTCCTAATCGCACCCGTTTGCCCAACCCcaagtattataattcttcgtTTGTAAATCACACAACTTTACACCCTGTAGCTTCTTCTCTTGAACACACTTGTGTTACTCAAGCCCTAAAAGAACCTCAGTGGAGGCAAGCTATGTCCTCTGAATTTGATGCCTTAGTTCAGAATGGTACATGGGATCTTGTTCCAAGAACTAATCAGAATGTTCTCTCATGCAAATGGGTTTTTCGAATTAAAAGAAATCCTGATGGTTCTATCCATAAATATAAAGCCCGGCTTGTTGCGAAAGACTTTCAACAAAGACCCGAGATTGATTTTTCTGAAACTTTTAGCCCTGTAACTAAACCAGCCACAATTCGTATCATTTTAAGTCTTGCGCTCACACATGGTTGGCCTTTGAGACAACTGGACATCAATAATGCTTTCCTAAATGGAAGCTTAGATGACGCAGTTTATATGGTACAACCTCCAAGATTTTTACATCCAAACATGATATAGTCCTAACCGGAAAATCTATGTCATTTATAAATACATTTGTATCTCAGCTGGACAAAACTTTCTCCCTGAAAGACTTGGGGACTTGAATCATTTTTTGGGTGTTGAAGTGATTTCTTTAGTTTATGGTCTTTTTTTATATCAGGCAAAACATATCTCTGATTTACTCATTCAACATAAATTAGACGGCGCCAAAGAGACTGTAACTCCAATGGCATCATCAATATCACTTATTTTAGAAGATGGCAGCAAGAAGATTGATCCAACTCCATATAGACAACTTGTTGGCGGCCTTCAATATCTTTGTATCACCAGGCCTGATATATGCTACGCTGTTAATCGCTTGTCCCAGTATATGCACGCACCATCAGAAAATCACTGGTATGCTCTTAAGCGAGTGCTACGCTATTTAAAAGGTACAATGTTTTAGTTTTGTAATTATCTTAAACTTAAGGTTTGTAAACTTGTATAAATACAACAGGAAAACACTGTTGTAAAGGGTAACAAAAGTATCACAGTATCATTAATATTTCAGCTTCTCTTTCTTTAATCTATGAGGCTTCACTGTGTGTTTAAGTTGCATTCTTCCCGGGATCCGGCTGACAATATTATGCTCTGAAGTATGAAGATTGAAGCCGGTTCAAGTTCATGCTGGCTGCTGCAAATCTATAAACAACTTTCTGTTTTTGCTTTTTAAGATGTAATATTTGTGAAGACTTTAACTTTTTAAGTACCTACTTGATCCTTAAATGTTAGACTATGAATGGACCACAAGATGATCTATGACTGCTCTGCATTTGTATGAATCTTGATATTCAGCTGAGTTCAGATGATTATGGTTATACACCAACAAGTTTAAGATACTTAGCTTATCGTACTTAAACTTATATTAAAAACGAAATATTGAAAGATCTTATATTTGTGATACTTGGAGCACAATGagatttttgttttcttttcacTAGTCACATTCACCACTATCTTATAAATTGCTCAATTATACTGTCCAGTATAGAAgtaaattttgttttaatttgtgAAAGAATCGACACTATTTTCCTTCAATTCTTTGCTTGTTGAAGGAAGTACATTAGAAGTGTTAAGATGGTGTAGATGGCAACTTCTTATTGGCCAAAAAATGCTTGACTAGTTGGAGGGCTTGTTTGGGTTTGAAAGTTGGAACTTGATGACCAGCTCCTCTTACTGTCACAAACATCAGTCCTTCATACTCTACTGTCCATCCACCAACCTATACAAACATACATTATTAATTTTTTGTACATAAATTATTAGTATATGACATTGTAAAGCTAtgtatattaaattaaaaaaattggataattacctcatgacTGCTGTACCAAGGACTCCAATCTTGAACTGTCTTAAGTCCTAGTTTTTTCAGAGTTAGCCTTGTTGATGTTACTGGTATTCTTCCATCAGTATCTCCGCTGCACCATTATTATCCCCAACTTATATATTAACTCTAACTGTGACAATGTGATCCATTGCATGAACTTATTTCCGATCATTGCACGAAAATAAATACTAGAACTTGTGTTGAAAACGATAAGTTAcatgttggaataatcttaaatttagttattaattatttgtttatttaattattagatatttagcaatgattaattattagagaaaaatattattttagaattgtttagtagtggggtagtggagttatggagtaaattatggacatgtaatttacccattaattagtagtggttagttttagtaatagttagttttaatatgtttgtaaagcctatataatggctagtttaccttgagttttagaagagaaaaagaaaacaaaaaatatagcagtacaagttctctgcaaaatgtaggtgtcttttttctctaagttttttCAACATGGCATCAGAGCTATATGTTCTAGGGCTTGTGAGacttttataaaaatacatacatttatatatatatatatatattaagtatttaTGTGTGATTTCAAATGGAATTAAAAATTTCTCCATATATATTTAGTGAAGTATCAAGATGAAATGATAGgtggaaaagaaaagaaaagcaaGAGATCAATGAGGGAGGAAGAAATTGGAGGAAAAAATGAGGGACTGCTATTAGCTAAAGCTTCATCCTCAAAAGGCACAGGTAACAAAGTTCAATGCAACCATTGTCATAAGATGGGACATGAAGAAAAAGACTGCTGGTACAAAGGAAAGCCACAATGCTACAAATGCAAAAAATATGGGCATCTGGCGAAGAATTGTAGATTTCAGAATGATGAAGAAAGGATGGCACAATTGATCGAGGGAGAACCACTCCTTTAGAGTTGTGGAGAGAAAGTGTTTCAAAGTGTttttggagagaaagtgctccaaagtgtttttgatgagatagtgcatcaaaattgatggtggtgagaagtgcatcacaggcgaagagaaagtgcttcgtaaatttaagattatggggtgaatgttggaataatcttaaatttagttattaattatttgtttatttaattattagatatttagcaatgattaattattagagaaaaatattattttagaattgtttagtagtggggtagtggagttatggagtaaattatggacatgtaatttacccattaattagtagtggttagttttagtaatagttagttttaatatgtttgtaaagcctatataatggctagtttaccttgagttttaaaagagaaaaagaaaacaaaaaatatagcagtacaagttctctgcaaaatgtaggtgtcttttttctctaagttttttCAACATTACAAGCCAACAGGGGTGAAATTTTTTTGTCTATATTTTGAAGTAGTGTATGTTGTTAGAATTTCAGCTTATTAATGGTAACAGGGCTATAAGTAATTTTTGTTTACCTAAAAACCCAAACGCGAATCCCTCCATTCACGAGCTTTCGGATGACTGGTAGCATGGAGGCTGGTGCCTCTTTCCAGAATGTTATGGTATCACTGCATATCATATAATACTGAGAATTATACATTTATATACCTTGGTTTTCTAGAACTTAGTTCTTTAGTTCACATTAAGGATATTTAATATCGAGGATGGGAAGGTCAGTCACGAATGTAGGTAGGTTTAGTTGTACCTGCAGTGAGTCCATGGATAAGACATTTTGGTGACATTAGCATGAAGTGCCTTCTGAACATCAGGTCTATTTAGATACACTTCTGTATACTCTGATAGGCAAGGATCATAACCAGCTGGCTTCTGGTGCCATCCTTTCTGCAATAACAATCAAGATTCGATAAGAATCTTATAAAAAATACTTCTATTATTTGTGATGCATTCTTGATACAAACAAATTGTCTGCACACTACGTTACACCAGATGTTTTATGGATACAGGCAATACAAAACTCACCTGCTTAGAGAATAAACGAGGAGCAATGCCACGGATCCCTGTAAATTTCCTAGTACTGCTGGTGGCATTATCAAAGCATGTTGGAGCGTACAAGCTGTACATGTCTATGATTTTGTAAACATCAAAATATTTTCCAATGGCGGTGTCACAAGCATCTGTTGTATTTTCATTACTGAAGTTGCATTCAAGCTTGATTTCGTCGTATAGGTGATCAGATATTACAGCATGGTCCCATGCATAATCTACCATTCCTTTCTGATCAGTTTCATCGTCCATCAATGCATTCCCAATCTGCAATTTAATAACAATTTCTAATTAGCATTCTGACAGTATTAAGTTAATGTCACTAAATGTCGTGATTCATTCATTTTACTGAACAAATTTTTAGTACAATAGTGGAGAATCAAGACAATTCATGGAAAAAGTAGTAATTAGAGATATGATCACCATGAAGCCCTTGAAGTTTATGTATTCTTTCTTAGGGACATGCATGTTCTTATCAAATATGACTTCAGAAAGTTGGGGAACATAGTGACCTGTGAAACAAAAGTaatcaaatatatatatgtttgaaTATGGATCGATTCCTATGTATATGTTTACCTTATTTGTTGTGAATGAGCATACCTGCATAACTCTCTCCTGAAATGTAGAAATCATGGGACTTGTACTGGGGAAACCTTTTAAACCAATTCACTAGAAATGTATACGAGTCCGTGGCTGATAAATAGAAAAATGGCAGAATGTATCATTTTTAGGCACTGAAAAAGTATCAGGCAAGCCTTCGCTTAGAATTTATTAGTTCATATGCTATAATGTATGTACTAGTGTGTGCTCAGACGCTCACCTGTAATTTCATCGCCTAGCTCTTTAATATCACTACTGGTATTTGTGTAAGAAAATCCAACTCCAACCGGAGCTTCTAGGAACAACAAATTTGCCGCTGTAGAAAGTAAACAAGCATTGCATGTTAAGCCATATTTTCACAAATTACTGAACAAAACTATAGTGAAGATCATTATTGGCGTGTGATGATCAAGTGTCTAGGGTCTACTCTGCTGATGTGCAAGACTTGTCCACTTGGTACTACCAATACGGCACTACTAAATACTACACAATAATGTATCTGAAAATAATTTATCGAATACAACTGTTGCTCAATATCAATATTAGACTCTTTGCAGCAACACTCTATATGCAGAAAATACACGAGTGTCAACTTGTGTAAAAGTGGCCGTGTCGTTTCTTCCAACTCATATCAGAGCACACAAGTGGGAATTAGAAAGAAATGGCAGTattatctatctatctatacCTAAGTTATGTATGTAAATGGAAACTATACCTTTATTCCACGCGTTTTTGTTGAATTTTAGCTCTGGTTTGCCTTTCTGAGAGAGGAAAGGACCCAATTCCTCTGCTGCTCCATATCCTATTGATGAACATCCAGGCCCTGAAATTCACCAAATTCCTTCTTTTTACACAACTTTATAACATTATTCCTTAAATTCTACTTCCCTATCATGACACATTTTAAATAATGTACTTTGTTTTCTTATGATTATCGCAAAGTGGTCACAATGTAATTGGAGGGGACCCTTGTTCAATTATCTTGTTTGAGAAAATTGAAGGTTGGGGACCTGTTTTATAGCTAGTGCCTGTATCTAGAATACTAGATTCCTATAAACAAGTCCACTCATTTTAAGGAATTAACCATTCATGGATAATGACAATACTGTGAATTCCTTATAGCTAATGGGCAACAACTCAAACCTAacaatttgattttctgggatcTAATGTGAATACAGTAAGGTATCCAAGTTTGTGTACATCTAAAACGATAACGATGAACAATTATGGTCTACTAACAGAGCTCGGTTAGAACGTGGTCTCGGATTCAAGCCCCCTCCCCCCATAATTGTTTGTCAGTTGTATTTGTGGCCTCTGATTGTCCACTCATACGAGTGAGGGGGAGTCTTAAACATTAATATTATGATCGCCTACTAATGACCGCACGCAACATTTACGTCTGTAATATGTTCATGCAGGAATGCTTGATAGTTAAAAAAAATACAATCCCCCAAGTATGCATTCTTTGTTGTTCTGTTTTTCTGAACACTCTGTCAATATTGAAAACCAGAACAGTTTGTTTAGCTAGAATGATGACATGTATTCCAACAATCACATACACTAGACAGTCATTACGCAATGGATTAGTTGGTTAGAAATACATCACAAAGTTCGTGTGTTGCAACAATCTACAAGACTCATGTAATGTAACAACATAAATTAGACAAGATGTGTAGGTTGTTGGTTCACAACTTGCACCTTTTTCAGAAAGATGACAAAATGCAAAACCGCTCCCACCAGCATAATTACAGTGCTATAACATCAATGATAATATGGTTTAACTTCCTTATTTTATTGCAAGGTCAACTAATCATTCCAAGCTCATTACATTAGTTTAAACTCCAAGTACAGTTGTACAATGAGGTAAATTTTAGAATTGAGAAGTTTTCAATTTTGCAGAATGATTATTACTTTAGAGAGTTAGGCCCTGTTTAGATTGTTGGAAGCACTCGATAAAATTTAAATGATGGCAATAAATTTATGTTCTTCGATATGAtcatatcatttataaaaataGGCCAATGATCACATATAACTATAATGCCTAAAAAGGAATCGTGAACTTTCAAGATGATAACACTACATGTAAAACGGAACCGAGAAGAGAAGAGAAAAGAAAGGGAACACGAGGAATTAAAAGAAATGAGTCGTAAGTAAGTACCTCCATTAAGCCAAAGAAGAAGAGGCTTGTTTTCAGGGGACTCTGTAGCTTCGAAAAACCAATAAAACAGTGCCCTTCCATGGCTTTCATTAACCGTAACATACCCTGAATACTGCTTAAAACTCACCTGAGGCTGCCCCGGAAGCTCGATAATCCGGTCAGCTTCCTGTGCAGCTCTCACTTGATAACTTATGTCACTAATTTGATGCCTGGAGAATGCAACTCCAGCTAAAGTCAGCACCACAAAAAAATAAACCCAACTATACATCAACCTAAAGACAGCCATTTAGAAAACTCTCACTTTGTCCCCTCTACAGCTTCAACTTGTGTGGTATATATATGTACAAAAAACACAAGTAGTGACAGATAAGAAGTATGTGTACACTAATAATGCAGTTTACTAGTATGTACAGAATGTATGCATGTAAATGCGCAGCAATGTACAGCAGTAGACTTGTTCTGATAAGGGTCTGTTTGGAGATTTTTATGTATGATTTTGTTGCTTAGAGCAAAGGCAAATAGAAAAGgttgattaattaaaaataaaaacgATTATTAATAGTTGACTAAGAAAGAGTGTAACTATACATGCTAGAAGCTAGCTGGTCAAATATATTGCTTTGAAATGCAATTAGTCTTTTTCAGTTGAGAAGGATCCATAATATCGCATCTTCATACGGTACAATATTTGATTTGTTGTTTGTAATTTACAGAATCATTTGGACATATGTTTGTCCTCTGTACAAGGGAATTCGGCTTCTAGATTGGTCATACGGCTTATTATATTTATCAATTAATTATTTGTAATTTTCTTTTGTTAATCCGATATTCGGGCTGATTTCCGCGCACCTGTACTAATCTTGAATTAATGCTAGCATACTCGTAATTATCCATTACGACAATTCACTTGCTTCCGTACTTTTTAGTTAATTCAAACTTGTGAATTTTAAATTGTAAACTTTTAAAGTCACACCCTGATGGATAAATATTTGTAAATAATTTTtaacaaaattttatttttgttatttgtCTATCAATTTCTAACATTCACCTTGTTTCGAGTGAAAGTTATTGCTTCTTTTTATATAGAATAGTTTCGATCCGATACAAGAACAgatcaaattaaattaaaatcaTGACCCTAATTTTTATCAAGAATTGCGGTGATCTATTTGCTAAGATTATTAGCATACATGTTATATTTAATTTTGCATAATCACTTTAACTGTTTATTTGAGAGTCATCTTagatatttcaaaaattttgCAAGACGTGACATTACAAATGATAGAATTTAATTTATGAacgcatatgtatatatatatatatatgtgtgtgtgtttgtggcTAGTCTAAATAAAAaccaattttaaaatataaactagaaatcaaatattttttttaaattatttcg
This genomic interval from Apium graveolens cultivar Ventura chromosome 8, ASM990537v1, whole genome shotgun sequence contains the following:
- the LOC141678226 gene encoding serine carboxypeptidase-like 34, which translates into the protein MAVFRLMYSWVYFFVVLTLAGVAFSRHQISDISYQVRAAQEADRIIELPGQPQVSFKQYSGYVTVNESHGRALFYWFFEATESPENKPLLLWLNGGPGCSSIGYGAAEELGPFLSQKGKPELKFNKNAWNKAANLLFLEAPVGVGFSYTNTSSDIKELGDEITATDSYTFLVNWFKRFPQYKSHDFYISGESYAGHYVPQLSEVIFDKNMHVPKKEYINFKGFMIGNALMDDETDQKGMVDYAWDHAVISDHLYDEIKLECNFSNENTTDACDTAIGKYFDVYKIIDMYSLYAPTCFDNATSSTRKFTGIRGIAPRLFSKQKGWHQKPAGYDPCLSEYTEVYLNRPDVQKALHANVTKMSYPWTHCSDTITFWKEAPASMLPVIRKLVNGGIRVWVFSGDTDGRIPVTSTRLTLKKLGLKTVQDWSPWYSSHEVGGWTVEYEGLMFVTVRGAGHQVPTFKPKQALQLVKHFLANKKLPSTPS